In Persicimonas caeni, a single window of DNA contains:
- a CDS encoding transposase — protein sequence MGQPLRQQEKDAIYEIVNRTLHQFHGLKPGEEVNKIILGLLAKYAWIYGVEIFAFCFMSNHFHIVARCRSLQLHLFMRDFQSQLARKLNKLHNRTGTFWERRYTATKILDDDALIDRLRYTVCNPCESDLVSHPKRWPGLCSWDIHHSGEPMWGEVVDRETYWREKRKKKNEDKTEAELIEMATVRYPLEMAKLPQWKDLDDEAYHAKIVEECHKHAGQLAENRCKPCLGPKKVLAQKWSSRPANPKKAPRPLCHGGDPEQREEYRKHRWDVADSYKEAVGKWREGKTPVNRIEFPEGTIPPGHQFCYGCKGQFNMTVPPRPA from the coding sequence ATGGGACAACCGCTCAGGCAGCAAGAAAAGGACGCGATTTACGAAATCGTCAACCGCACGCTCCACCAGTTCCACGGGCTCAAGCCAGGCGAGGAGGTCAACAAGATCATCTTGGGACTCTTGGCCAAGTACGCATGGATCTACGGCGTGGAGATCTTTGCATTTTGCTTTATGTCGAACCACTTCCACATCGTGGCGCGCTGCCGTTCGCTGCAGCTCCACCTGTTCATGCGTGACTTCCAGAGCCAGCTGGCGCGCAAGCTGAACAAGCTTCACAACCGCACGGGCACTTTCTGGGAGCGCCGCTACACGGCCACCAAGATCTTGGACGACGACGCGCTGATCGACCGGCTTCGCTACACGGTATGCAACCCGTGCGAGTCGGACCTGGTGAGTCATCCGAAGCGGTGGCCCGGGCTTTGCTCCTGGGACATCCACCACAGCGGCGAGCCCATGTGGGGAGAGGTGGTCGACAGGGAGACGTACTGGCGCGAGAAGCGAAAGAAGAAGAATGAAGACAAGACCGAGGCCGAGCTCATCGAGATGGCCACGGTGCGCTACCCTCTCGAGATGGCCAAGCTCCCGCAGTGGAAGGACCTCGACGACGAGGCCTACCACGCAAAGATTGTCGAGGAGTGCCACAAGCACGCCGGGCAGCTGGCCGAAAATCGCTGCAAGCCGTGCCTGGGCCCAAAGAAGGTGCTCGCCCAGAAGTGGTCGAGCCGTCCTGCAAATCCGAAAAAGGCGCCGCGTCCGCTGTGTCACGGAGGCGACCCCGAGCAGCGCGAGGAGTATCGCAAGCATCGCTGGGACGTGGCCGACAGCTACAAAGAGGCGGTCGGAAAGTGGCGCGAGGGAAAGACGCCGGTCAACCGGATCGAGTTTCCCGAGGGGACGATCCCGCCAGGCCACCAGTTCTGCTACGGGTGCAAGGGTCAGTTCAACATGACCGTGCCGCCACGGCCCGCTTGA
- the hmgA gene encoding homogentisate 1,2-dioxygenase has translation MTLEYMTGFGNDFETESLPGALPKGRNSPQKCAYGLYAEQLSGSPFTAPRSSNERSWLYRIRPSVRHMGSYEPYSQKLWRSAPTAHEGELPIGQRRWDPVDIPDEPTHFVDGVRTVTTAGDTVGQAGMASHLYLVNESMQDMYTLNADGEMMFIPQEGEIRLVTELGIMEVEPGEIAVVPRGMAFRFELVDGPARGYLCENYGAKFTLPERGPIGANCLANARDFKTPVAYYEDEETESVIHVKWCGRHYTTTIGHSPLDVVAWHGNYVPYKYDLRDYSPVGAILFDHPDPSIFTVLTSPTGEAGTANIDFVIFSDRWLVGENTFRPPWYHRNIMSEFMGLVYGQYDAKEEGFLPGGMSLHNMMLPHGPDVDAFEKASNMDLAPQKLEGTMAFMWETRLPQHLTEYSASLDTMQENYLDCWAGLKKHFDGTPEGNWD, from the coding sequence ATGACGCTCGAGTACATGACCGGCTTTGGAAACGACTTTGAAACTGAGTCCCTTCCGGGCGCGCTGCCCAAGGGGCGCAACTCCCCCCAAAAGTGCGCCTACGGGCTGTACGCCGAGCAGCTGTCGGGCTCGCCGTTCACCGCGCCGCGCAGCTCGAACGAGCGCTCGTGGCTGTACCGCATCCGTCCGTCGGTGCGCCACATGGGCAGCTACGAGCCGTATAGCCAGAAGCTGTGGCGCAGCGCGCCGACCGCCCACGAGGGTGAGCTTCCCATCGGCCAGCGCCGCTGGGACCCCGTCGACATCCCCGACGAGCCGACGCATTTCGTCGACGGGGTGCGCACCGTGACCACCGCCGGCGACACCGTCGGCCAGGCGGGCATGGCCTCGCACCTGTATCTGGTCAACGAGTCGATGCAGGACATGTATACCCTCAACGCCGACGGCGAGATGATGTTCATCCCGCAAGAAGGCGAGATTCGGCTGGTGACCGAGTTGGGCATCATGGAGGTCGAGCCGGGCGAAATCGCGGTGGTCCCGCGCGGCATGGCCTTCCGCTTCGAATTGGTCGACGGGCCGGCGCGCGGCTACCTGTGCGAGAATTACGGCGCCAAGTTCACCCTGCCCGAGCGCGGGCCCATCGGGGCGAATTGCCTGGCGAACGCGCGCGACTTCAAGACGCCGGTCGCCTATTACGAAGACGAGGAGACCGAGTCGGTCATCCACGTCAAGTGGTGCGGCCGCCACTACACGACCACCATCGGCCACTCGCCGCTCGACGTGGTCGCCTGGCACGGCAACTACGTGCCCTACAAGTACGACCTTCGCGACTACTCGCCGGTGGGCGCCATTCTGTTCGACCATCCGGACCCGTCGATCTTCACGGTGCTCACCTCGCCCACCGGCGAGGCGGGCACGGCCAATATCGACTTCGTCATCTTCTCGGATCGCTGGCTCGTCGGCGAGAACACCTTCCGCCCGCCCTGGTACCACCGCAACATCATGTCGGAGTTCATGGGGCTGGTGTACGGCCAGTACGACGCGAAAGAAGAGGGCTTTTTGCCCGGCGGCATGAGTCTCCACAACATGATGCTGCCGCACGGGCCCGACGTCGACGCCTTCGAGAAGGCCTCCAACATGGACCTCGCGCCCCAGAAGCTCGAGGGGACGATGGCGTTTATGTGGGAGACCCGCCTGCCCCAGCATCTCACCGAGTACAGTGCCAGCCTCGACACCATGCAGGAGAACTACCTCGACTGCTGGGCGGGATTGAAAAAGCACTTCGACGGGACCCCCGAGGGCAACTGGGACTGA
- a CDS encoding substrate-binding periplasmic protein, with protein sequence MEEAREHNGNVTQHSCATSSRWRETAWLAGSAVVCLLVAMTSGCDADEPRLLIKSQPTFQFESSPVVSIEEAPVVPPQVPSAEGNTIVVSVSPHLAPYTMVNATGELGGYDVEVVSTILRRMGVPYSFTVASWPRTLTDVKVGRAQLAPSMTISEQRRRVYQFTESYNSYEFVIFVHRDSAGIGGQTPEEVLQSLQGRKVGLLRDSIEGWLLRATRQIQLVEMSSVLECLERLVAEEVEACSATLQTGLYYVRDRELPVVPAGVPIAVRPYATGVAPHFDGNFVAHYNAVLEQMRADGTLAALTLKWFGSGGMQFE encoded by the coding sequence ATGGAGGAGGCGCGCGAGCACAACGGCAACGTAACACAACACTCCTGCGCCACGTCGTCTCGATGGCGAGAGACGGCGTGGCTCGCAGGCTCCGCGGTCGTCTGCCTGCTCGTCGCCATGACGAGCGGATGCGACGCCGACGAGCCGCGGCTTCTCATCAAATCCCAACCCACCTTCCAATTCGAATCATCACCGGTGGTGAGTATCGAGGAGGCGCCTGTGGTGCCTCCGCAGGTGCCCAGCGCCGAGGGGAATACGATCGTGGTGAGCGTGTCCCCCCACTTAGCGCCGTACACCATGGTCAACGCTACCGGTGAGCTGGGCGGCTACGACGTCGAGGTGGTCTCGACCATCTTGAGGCGCATGGGCGTGCCCTATTCGTTCACCGTGGCGAGCTGGCCGCGCACCCTGACCGACGTCAAGGTGGGGCGCGCGCAACTCGCCCCGAGCATGACCATCTCCGAGCAGCGCCGGCGTGTCTATCAGTTCACCGAGTCGTACAACTCCTACGAGTTCGTCATCTTCGTGCACCGTGACTCGGCCGGCATCGGTGGGCAAACACCCGAGGAGGTGCTCCAAAGCCTCCAAGGTCGCAAAGTTGGCTTACTGCGTGACAGCATCGAGGGGTGGCTCTTGCGGGCAACCCGCCAGATCCAGTTGGTAGAGATGTCGAGTGTCCTCGAGTGTCTCGAGCGACTGGTCGCCGAGGAGGTGGAGGCCTGCTCGGCGACCCTGCAGACGGGCTTGTACTATGTGCGCGATCGGGAGCTTCCGGTGGTTCCGGCCGGGGTCCCCATCGCCGTGCGGCCCTACGCTACCGGGGTCGCACCTCACTTCGACGGCAATTTCGTCGCCCATTACAACGCGGTGCTCGAACAGATGCGCGCCGACGGCACCTTGGCGGCGCTGACCCTCAAATGGTTTGGATCGGGAGGCATGCAGTTCGAGTAG